From Synchiropus splendidus isolate RoL2022-P1 chromosome 10, RoL_Sspl_1.0, whole genome shotgun sequence, the proteins below share one genomic window:
- the lats2 gene encoding serine/threonine-protein kinase LATS2 translates to MRPKTFPAAPYVGNTRQRLQEIKEGLKQPAKLVSQALHGGSSRSEGNRGADSKSGKDTSSRQQQLRPQQKFTNYQNALREIRKSLMPFANESGPSSGSGHPTGAGEVNRQMLQELVNAGCDQEMAVRALKQTGSRNIEAALEYISKMGYLDPRNEMIVRVIKQTSPGKAGMPNSIDHRPSLEAPEAGAGVMPPYHQMYEGAAGYGPEPYMSAPPVMNYMMPPTGAAQGPAMGNPMGRPPSMGTYPPVMGAQSNTANPMYPPGNQQKGYAGSMEQHGPMMSYNVPGQPLQLQSQPPGAPVPGPHYDYGHGRPHMMESTGYGVKRTASFQNKMAPPTMPPPDNYANMQGKGAMVQNGPGGGGYPANLYLPPHAHPRQASPTSHQVHMMSRSPGGVGAMGPDFSDLPPSLMTPSRASLNLDLYDHHWAGPPGPEGAQTARQPQSQGPFRGEVRVPSRANSFNSRSAGSPGVRPTMAAPSTSSKQDPSLGPPNTITAVTSPPIQQPVKSIRVMRPEPKTAVGPCHPGWLAAQTQDSAESLTYMPEETYSLEPAQDTRCPPPPYPISMFMSSAAGENATHEGAGAMCVGQDHGSAAAVSSRSTHSGSGGSGNADEGPQVKEKTKSGKGEKSVKDKKQIQTSPVPLRKNGRDEEKRESRIKTYSPFAFKFYMEQHIENVMKTYQQKLNRRLQLEQEMSKAGLSEAEQEQMRKMLNQKESNYNRLRRAKMDKSMFVKIKTLGIGAFGEVCLTRKVDTGALYAMKTLRKKDVLNRNQVAHVKAERDILAEADNEWVVRLYYSFQDRDSLYFVMDYIPGGDMMSLLIRMGVFPEPLARFYIAELTLAIESVHRMGFIHRDIKPDNILIDLDGHIKLTDFGLCTGFRWTHNSKYYQKGSHVRQDSMEPSDLWDDVSNCHCGDRLMTLEQLANRQHQRCLAHSLVGTPNYIAPEVLLRKGYTQLCDWWSVGVILFEMLVGQPPFLAPTPTETQIKVINWESTLQVPAQVKLSPESVDIIGRLCCSADDRLGANGAGEIKAHPFFSPMDFSSNLRQQPAPYRPKIAHPMDTSNFDPVEEEGGPGAWSDSGDSTRALDALCTPHGKHPEHAFYEFTFRRFFDDNGCPFSYPKPPGITLGSGGASGAGCMGQEEGVEEEEEEEEEDEEEGEQGEGCEPVYV, encoded by the exons ATGAGGCCCAAGACATTTCCCGCTGCCCCTTATGTGGGCAACACGAGACAGAGACTGCAGGAGATCAAGGAGGGCCTTAAGCAGCCAGCCAAACTGGTGAGCCAGGCGCTGCATGGTGGCAGCTCCAGAAGCGAAGGGAACAGAGGAGCCGACTCTAAAAGTGGGAAGGACACAAGCAGCCGGCAGCAACAGCTCAGGCCCCAACAGAAATTCACCAACTACCAGAATGCTCTACGAGAAATCCGCAAGTCCCTCATGCCCTTTGCCAATGAGTCGGGTCCATCATCGGGGTCTGGACACCCGACTGGTGCCGGAGAAGTCAACCGGCAGATGCTGCAGGAGTTGGTCAACGCCGGCTGTGATCAG GAAATGGCAGTGCGGGCACTGAAGCAGACAGGAAGCCGGAACATTGAAGCTGCCTTAGAATACATCAGTAAAATGGGCTACCTTGACCCTCGCAATGAAATGATCGTCCGGGtcattaaacagacttcaccgg gtAAAGCAGGAATGCCAAACTCCATCGATCACCGTCCTTCATTAGAGGCCCCAGAAGCCGGAGCAGGAGTGATGCCTCCGTACCACCAGATGTATGAGGGGGCGGCTGGATATGGACCAGAACCATACATGAGTGCCCCTCCAGTAATGAATTACATGATGCCCCCTACTGGAGCAGCCCAGGGTCCCGCTATGGGAAATCCAATGGGTCGACCTCCTAGCATGGGCACCTACCCCCCTGTGATGGGGGCTCAGAGTAACACAGCCAATCCAATGTACCCTCCCGGGAACCAGCAGAAAGGCTACGCTGGGAGTATGGAGCAACATGGACCCATGATGAGCTACAATGTCCCAGGTCAGCCTCTACAACTCCAGTCCCAACCCCCGGGTGCCCCTGTCCCAGGTCCACATTACGACTATGGTCATGGTAGGCCTCACATGATGGAGTCTACAGGTTATGGAGTCAAGAGAACCGCAtccttccaaaacaaaatgGCCCCACCGACCATGCCACCTCCTGACAACTACGCCAACATGCAAGGTAAAGGGGCCATGGTCCAGAATggcccaggaggaggagggtatCCTGCAAACCTTTACCTCCCTCCTCACGCACATCCACGTCAGGCCAGCCCCACTTCCCACCAGGTCCACATGATGTCCCGCTCACCTGGTGGTGTAGGAGCCATGGGCCCTGACTTCTCAGATCTCCCTCCGAGCTTGATGACGCCATCCAGAGCCAGTCTTAATCTGGACCTGTATGATCACCACTGGGCTGGGCCTCCTGGTCCAGAAGGTGCTCAAACAGCCAGACAGCCACAATCCCAAGGTCCATTCAGGGGTGAGGTGCGTGTTCCTAGCAGAGCCAATTCATTCAACAGCCGCTCGGCTGGGTCTCCGGGTGTACGACCCACCATGGCAGCACCTTCCACAAGCAGTAAACAAGACCCCTCACTAGGTCCTCCAAACACGATTACAGCTGTGACATCGCCACCTATCCAACAGCCCGTCAAGAGCATCCGCGTGATGAGACCTGAACCCAAGACTGCGGTCGGGCCCTGCCATCCAGGCTGGCTAGCAGCACAGACCCAGGATTCAGCCGAGTCTTTGACTTACATGCCAGAGGAAACATACTCCTTGGAACCTGCCCAGGACACCCGCTGTCCTCCGCCACCATACCCTATCAGCATGTTCATGTCTTCAGCAGCGGGTGAGAATGCGACTCATGAAGGAGCGGGAGCCATGTGTGTAGGGCAGGACCACGGAAGTGCCGCTGCTGTTTCGTCGAGAAGTACACACAGCGGTAGTGGGGGAAGTGGAAACGCAGACGAGGGTCCGCAGGTCAAAGAGAAGACCAAGAGTGGCAAAGGAGAGAAGTCTgtgaaagacaagaagcagataCAGACGTCGCCAGTTCCACTGAGGAAGAACGGACGCgatgaggagaagagagagTCTCGGATCAAGACCTACTCACCTTTCGCCTTCAAGTTCTACATGGAGCAGCATATTGAGAATGTGATGAAAACGTACCAGCAGAAGCTCAACCGCAGActtcagctggagcaggagatgtCAAAg GCCGGTTTGTCTGAAGCAGAGCAGGAACAGATGAGGAAGATGTTGAACCAGAAAGaatccaactataacagactcCGCCGGGCAAAAATGGACAAGTCCATGTTTGTCAAGATCAAAACACTGGGAATTGGTGCTTTTGGGGAGGTGTGTCTGACACGTAAGGTGGACACCGGCGCACTATACGCCATGAAAACACTTCGCAAAAAGGATGTCCTCAACCGCAACCAG GTGGCCCACGTGAAAGCTGAGCGGGACATTCTTGCGGAAGCAGACAACGAGTGGGTGGTGCGTCTCTACTACTCCTTCCAGGACCGAGATAGCCTCTACTTCGTTATGGACTACATCCCTGGCGGAGACATGATGAGCCTGCTGATCCGAATGGGTGTCTTTCCTGAACCACTGGCCCGCTTCTACATAGCAGAGCTGACACTGGCTATCGAGAGCGTCCACAGGATGGGCTTCATCCACAGGGACATCAAGCCCGACAACATCCTCATCGACCTAGATGGACACATAAAGCTGACTGACTTTGGTCTGTGCACCGGCTTCCGCTGGACACACAACTCAAAGTACTACCAGAAAG GGAGTCACGTGAGACAGGACAGCATGGAGCCCAGTGACTTATGGGACGATGTGTCCAACTGCCACTGCGGCGACAGGCTGATGACCCTGGAGCAGCTTGCCAATCGGCAGCATCAGCGCTGCCTTGCTCATTCACTTGTGGGAACGCCCAACTACATAGCACCTGAGGTGCTGCTTCGCAAAG GTTACACTCAGTTATGTGACTGGTGGAGTGTTGGGGTCATCCTCTTTGAGATGCTGGTGGGACAGCCTCCATTCCTGGCTCCCACCCCCACTGAGACTCAGATCAAG GTCATCAATTGGGAAAGCACCCTGCAGGTGCCTGCACAGGTGAAACTGAGCCCAGAGTCGGTCGACATCATTGGGCGCCTCTGCTGCTCAGCAGATGATCGCCTGGGTGCCAATGGTGCCGGTGAGATCAAAGCCCACCCTTTTTTCTCCCCGATGGACTTCTCCAGCAATCTGCGTCAGCAGCCTGCACCCTACCGACCCAAGATCGCCCACCCGATGGACACGTCCAACTTCGAcccagtggaggaggagggcggccCTGGTGCCTGGAGTGACAGCGGTGACAGCACCCGAGCCCTAGATGCGCTCTGCACCCCACATGGGAAGCATCCAGAGCATGCCTTCTACGAGTTCACCTTCCGCAGGTTCTTTGATGATAATGGCTGCCCCTTCTCATACCCAAAACCGCCTGGCATCACCCTGGGATCAGGAGGTGCTTCTGGAGCAGGCTGCATGGGCCAGGAGGAGGGggtggaagaagaggaggaggaagaggaggaggatgaagaggaaggggaGCAGGGGGAGGGATGTGAGCCGGTATATGTTTAG